In one window of Methanoregula sp. DNA:
- a CDS encoding KEOPS complex subunit Pcc1: MMQIEGRITTLHRNAGAVASALTPDNMHNMSTAAEGDRVTTVITGTQIRSVIASVDDYLMNLAIAEDACSVSAPNNNHQVM, from the coding sequence ATGATGCAGATCGAAGGCAGGATCACAACCCTGCACCGGAATGCAGGAGCAGTTGCATCGGCATTAACCCCGGACAACATGCACAACATGAGCACCGCCGCAGAGGGCGACAGGGTAACAACAGTGATCACCGGAACACAGATCCGGTCGGTCATTGCATCGGTGGATGATTATCTGATGAATCTGGCAATAGCGGAAGACGCGTGCAGCGTTTCCGCCCCCAACAACAATCACCAGGTGATGTAA
- a CDS encoding 30S ribosomal protein S3ae codes for MAKKKQVGRRVEGWKAKSWFKVHTPDNLGKVFIGDTIANDAESVVGRIMTSTLGEITNDYAKQHMKMSFKIATVTGDAAYTEFVGHDVTRDYLRSLVKRRSTRVDCHVPLVTKDGKKVHLTISCYTFARANVSQEHAIRKIITEAVKAQASAWDLTTLVNVIVSGEISRDLFKAVKIIYPTRRVEVIKSKVEPVAARISTA; via the coding sequence ATGGCAAAGAAGAAACAGGTTGGAAGAAGAGTAGAAGGCTGGAAGGCCAAGAGCTGGTTCAAGGTGCACACCCCCGACAACCTCGGGAAAGTGTTCATCGGTGACACCATTGCAAACGATGCTGAGAGCGTTGTCGGCAGGATCATGACGTCAACACTCGGCGAGATCACCAATGATTACGCCAAGCAGCACATGAAGATGAGCTTTAAGATCGCAACCGTTACCGGCGATGCGGCATACACCGAGTTCGTTGGCCACGACGTAACGAGGGACTACCTCCGCTCGCTCGTCAAGCGCCGCAGCACCCGCGTAGACTGCCATGTCCCGCTGGTCACCAAGGATGGCAAGAAAGTCCATCTGACCATCAGCTGCTACACGTTTGCCCGTGCCAACGTCTCGCAGGAGCACGCAATCCGGAAGATCATTACCGAAGCCGTCAAAGCCCAGGCATCCGCATGGGACCTGACCACGCTTGTCAACGTGATTGTATCCGGAGAGATCTCACGCGATCTCTTCAAGGCAGTCAAGATCATCTACCCGACCCGCAGGGTTGAGGTCATCAAGTCAAAGGTTGAGCCCGTGGCAGCACGGATTTCAACAGCATAA
- a CDS encoding MFS transporter codes for MTSIITDPLRQKLLLSAIALGVVMDGIDGSIVNVALPTMAAYFDTDTGTIAWVIITYLLMMAGLLLVFGKLADRGYAKKLFLLGFVIFTLGSAACGIAPTLDILLAARLVQGLGAAMIAAVAPLLCIRYLPKEMLGTALGVIAATASIGFAAGPAIGGILTQYLSWHWIFLVNIPIGILGILFAARVIPGDEPEDHTESFDYPGAVTLFGAMVFCTFVLEEVAARGVTDPLILTCGALCLLCSGVFVIRELTTTEPFLNIRIFLKWQFTAVLVAYLLVNIIFMGIIYLLPFYLTMEMHFDMATSGLCLLIPPAVIACISIPFGHWSDRHGRRAFAVAACGLFVLFSAIFAVLSPGSGILPLLAGLVLMGVAFGIAAGPASSRIIESAPKGEEGTGSSLMVTTIYFGGVLGTAIYAMLFTFSTANAGGIVAFTALDSATFLTGFHITMAAGLVLSVLPLVLSAIVPDEKKAA; via the coding sequence ATGACCTCCATTATCACCGATCCTCTCCGCCAGAAACTCCTGCTTTCTGCTATAGCGCTCGGTGTGGTAATGGACGGGATCGACGGATCCATTGTGAACGTGGCGCTCCCGACCATGGCTGCGTACTTCGATACGGACACCGGGACGATCGCGTGGGTTATTATCACGTACCTGCTCATGATGGCAGGGCTCCTCCTCGTCTTCGGGAAACTTGCGGACCGGGGGTATGCAAAAAAACTGTTCCTCCTGGGGTTTGTCATCTTCACGCTCGGTTCTGCTGCCTGCGGGATCGCCCCTACGCTTGACATCCTGCTCGCTGCACGGCTCGTGCAGGGACTCGGGGCCGCGATGATCGCTGCCGTTGCCCCGCTGCTCTGCATACGGTACCTCCCCAAAGAGATGCTCGGCACGGCCCTTGGGGTTATCGCCGCAACCGCTTCCATCGGGTTTGCGGCCGGGCCGGCAATCGGGGGTATCCTCACCCAGTACCTGTCATGGCACTGGATCTTCTTAGTCAACATCCCGATCGGCATCCTTGGGATCCTCTTTGCGGCCCGGGTAATCCCGGGTGATGAGCCGGAAGACCACACGGAATCCTTCGATTACCCGGGCGCGGTCACGCTCTTTGGCGCCATGGTGTTCTGCACCTTTGTGCTGGAAGAGGTAGCCGCCCGCGGGGTAACGGACCCACTGATCCTCACCTGTGGAGCACTCTGCCTGCTCTGCTCGGGGGTATTTGTCATACGGGAACTCACAACAACAGAGCCATTTCTCAATATCCGGATCTTCTTAAAGTGGCAGTTCACCGCGGTCCTCGTCGCATACCTGCTGGTCAATATCATCTTCATGGGCATCATCTACCTGCTCCCGTTCTATCTCACGATGGAGATGCACTTCGATATGGCGACAAGCGGCCTCTGCCTCCTGATTCCACCTGCAGTGATCGCATGCATCAGCATCCCGTTCGGGCACTGGTCGGACCGGCACGGCCGCCGGGCATTTGCGGTCGCAGCCTGCGGACTGTTCGTCCTCTTCAGCGCCATCTTTGCGGTCCTGTCTCCTGGATCCGGGATTCTTCCCCTGCTTGCCGGCCTCGTCCTGATGGGAGTGGCCTTCGGGATCGCAGCCGGGCCGGCCTCAAGCAGGATCATCGAGAGCGCTCCAAAAGGCGAAGAGGGAACCGGGTCCTCGCTGATGGTGACCACCATCTATTTCGGCGGCGTTCTGGGTACGGCGATCTATGCGATGCTCTTCACCTTTTCAACCGCAAATGCCGGGGGGATTGTTGCGTTTACCGCACTCGATTCCGCAACATTCCTGACCGGTTTCCACATCACGATGGCAGCGGGCCTCGTGCTTTCAGTGCTCCCGCTGGTGCTGTCGGCAATCGTGCCGGATGAGAAGAAAGCGGCATAA
- a CDS encoding 2,3-bisphosphoglycerate-independent phosphoglycerate mutase, which translates to MTASRILFIVLDGISDRPCPALGGTTPLAAAKTPVLDKLAQEGCCGIMDTIAPGIRPGSDTAHLALLGYDPYKYYTGRGPLECEGSGIHMEPGMIGFRCNYATISKEGLVIDRRAGRIHDTAALSAAIQKGVDLSEFGVEFTFRSGAGHRAALALKGEGIGHCVTSNDPKKEGVRPLTVSATKVMPTHEKTAAICNEFVRQSTKILFEHPMNRDRLAQNISPANIVLMRGAGEMGKYEPFSTKYGLSGSVISAASLITGIGRAVGLPHIEVAGATGSQNSNVAGKISAALGELKTKEFVLLNIKGADESGHDGLAEQKRDFIQKIDPLLEPLLGLKDTIVIICGDHSTPCTIKDHSADPVPVLIRGDGVRMDDVVRYDEYHCANGGLNRIRGTDLLPIALDLINKSHKFGA; encoded by the coding sequence ATGACCGCGAGCAGGATTCTTTTTATCGTTCTCGATGGAATTTCCGATCGCCCCTGTCCCGCGCTCGGGGGTACCACCCCGCTCGCAGCAGCAAAAACACCGGTTCTGGACAAACTTGCGCAGGAAGGCTGCTGCGGCATCATGGATACCATCGCGCCGGGCATCCGCCCGGGTTCCGATACCGCACACCTTGCCCTCCTCGGGTATGATCCCTACAAGTACTACACCGGCCGGGGACCGCTCGAGTGCGAGGGTTCGGGCATCCACATGGAGCCGGGCATGATCGGGTTCCGGTGCAACTACGCCACGATATCCAAAGAAGGGCTGGTCATCGACCGCCGTGCCGGGCGCATCCATGACACCGCTGCCTTAAGTGCCGCCATACAGAAGGGAGTTGATCTCTCGGAGTTCGGCGTGGAATTCACGTTCCGCTCCGGCGCCGGGCACCGGGCCGCCCTCGCTCTCAAAGGAGAGGGAATCGGCCACTGTGTCACCTCCAATGATCCCAAGAAAGAGGGCGTCAGACCGCTCACCGTCAGCGCGACTAAGGTCATGCCCACCCATGAAAAAACCGCCGCGATCTGCAATGAATTTGTCCGGCAGTCCACAAAGATTCTCTTTGAGCATCCGATGAACCGCGATCGTCTCGCACAGAACATCAGCCCGGCAAACATTGTGCTGATGCGGGGTGCCGGCGAGATGGGGAAGTATGAACCCTTCTCCACAAAATACGGCCTCTCGGGATCGGTCATCTCCGCAGCAAGCCTCATCACCGGTATCGGACGGGCAGTTGGCCTCCCGCATATCGAGGTCGCCGGTGCCACCGGCTCGCAGAACAGCAACGTTGCCGGCAAAATCTCGGCAGCGCTTGGGGAGTTAAAGACCAAAGAGTTCGTGCTCCTGAACATCAAGGGGGCAGACGAGTCTGGCCATGACGGGCTTGCCGAACAGAAGAGAGACTTTATCCAGAAGATCGACCCGCTGCTCGAACCCCTGCTGGGCCTCAAAGATACCATCGTTATCATCTGCGGGGACCACTCGACACCCTGTACCATCAAGGACCACAGCGCCGACCCGGTCCCGGTCCTGATCCGGGGCGACGGTGTCCGGATGGACGACGTAGTCCGCTACGATGAATACCATTGCGCGAACGGCGGGCTTAACCGGATCCGGGGAACCGACCTGTTACCCATTGCACTCGACCTGATCAACAAGTCACACAAATTCGGAGCCTGA